In Pseudoalteromonas sp. '520P1 No. 423', the following proteins share a genomic window:
- a CDS encoding GGDEF domain-containing protein: MMRFVLIIIFVTSPSLSFAQQNFIELQQRYLNLSLKNKLLSSSVLLPDLQVFISQTSNDIEKVAALQIMSEIYLEYDSYFEAIKALDDAEQLAKKLDSTTKASVLLSQAKLSLALEKYNEAIDQVNKCIEATKNSNKSLFVKSLILKGRLFYYKGSFRQSIKQFYLVKGLVAKNTRYFNLASIYSAQIALELGDKQQAKQVLDGIELTSLNLLSEDKQLVYQVILTRLNMQSVHFKTAIEQGKKLLNYTLGTRFLNLQAQLQYILSKAYLQADDYQQAFLYLQRYTLTTNALALKKRNNKLLQLEIIHNLARKQQRIVLLEKESILTKAKLAKQAFEKKQLQSEQEIQFRKWLLLSILAIIISLILYYLWQRDKVFKRLETLVKTRRQELETKNRLLEKLSNTDSLTGLYNRHYLHATIDTELANVRRRFYKGQEQQYLVAMLVDIDYFKNINDSYGHTVGDTVLQQVSNTLKNNIRGSDLLVRWGGEEFLIILKECELKQVHSFAENLRKNIENKTITINGNTDQKIKLTCSIGYSHYPFNENQRNAWVGFTFNKISNSPEQVISDINTAIKNQEVNVNSNIKNEIKFK; the protein is encoded by the coding sequence ATGATGCGATTTGTTTTAATTATCATTTTTGTAACTTCACCTAGCTTGAGTTTTGCTCAGCAAAACTTCATTGAATTACAACAACGCTACCTCAATCTTTCATTAAAAAATAAACTATTATCATCATCGGTTTTATTACCTGATCTGCAAGTCTTTATTTCACAAACATCAAATGATATCGAAAAAGTAGCTGCATTACAGATAATGTCGGAAATCTATTTAGAATATGATTCATATTTTGAAGCGATTAAAGCTTTAGATGATGCCGAGCAACTTGCTAAAAAATTAGATAGTACCACTAAAGCAAGCGTACTGTTATCACAAGCAAAACTCAGCCTTGCGCTTGAGAAGTACAATGAGGCGATAGATCAAGTTAATAAATGTATTGAAGCAACGAAAAACAGTAATAAATCTTTATTTGTAAAATCTTTGATATTAAAGGGCCGTTTATTTTATTACAAAGGTAGTTTTCGTCAATCTATTAAACAGTTTTATCTAGTGAAAGGCCTAGTTGCAAAAAACACCCGTTATTTTAACTTAGCGTCGATTTATAGCGCCCAAATCGCATTAGAATTAGGTGATAAACAACAAGCGAAACAGGTTTTAGATGGCATTGAACTAACATCTTTAAATTTATTATCTGAGGACAAACAGCTCGTGTATCAAGTGATATTAACCCGTTTAAATATGCAAAGCGTTCATTTTAAAACGGCAATAGAACAAGGGAAAAAATTATTAAATTATACCCTTGGAACACGGTTTTTAAATTTACAAGCACAACTACAATATATCTTGTCAAAAGCATACTTACAAGCGGATGACTATCAACAAGCATTTCTATATTTGCAACGCTACACATTAACCACCAATGCACTGGCTTTAAAGAAAAGAAACAACAAGTTATTACAACTGGAAATAATACATAACCTAGCACGAAAGCAACAACGTATTGTGTTGTTAGAAAAAGAGTCAATTTTAACCAAAGCAAAGCTAGCAAAACAAGCATTTGAGAAAAAACAACTACAAAGTGAGCAAGAAATACAATTTAGGAAATGGCTGTTATTGAGTATTTTAGCCATCATTATTAGCCTGATTTTGTATTACTTATGGCAAAGAGACAAAGTATTCAAACGCTTAGAAACCTTAGTTAAAACCAGAAGACAAGAGTTAGAAACTAAAAATAGATTATTAGAAAAATTAAGTAATACAGATAGTTTAACAGGCTTATATAATAGGCATTATTTGCATGCAACAATAGATACTGAACTTGCTAATGTGCGACGAAGATTTTATAAAGGCCAGGAACAACAGTATCTTGTCGCCATGTTAGTCGATATAGACTATTTTAAAAACATAAATGATAGTTACGGTCATACAGTGGGTGATACTGTATTACAACAAGTCAGTAATACCCTTAAAAATAATATAAGAGGTTCAGACTTGTTAGTGCGTTGGGGTGGAGAAGAGTTTTTAATCATTTTAAAAGAGTGCGAACTTAAGCAAGTACATAGTTTTGCTGAGAATTTACGTAAAAATATCGAAAACAAAACTATCACTATAAATGGTAATACAGATCAGAAAATTAAGCTCACATGCTCTATAGGGTATTCACATTATCCTTTTAATGAAAATCAACGCAATGCCTGGGTCGGTTTTACATTCAATAAAATATCTAATTCACCAGAACAAGTGATCAGTGATATCAATACTGCGATAAAAAACCAAGAAGTTAATGTTAACTCAAACATTAAAAACGAGATTAAGTTTAAGTAA
- a CDS encoding TonB-dependent receptor codes for MIKNKLASAVKIAITISTASMSFISLNAFSAESESVEQIERIEVTGSSIKRTDIEGALPITNISRSDIESSGVTSVPDLIAKIPSMQGFTTAGDSVGGGGGGHQTANLRDIGDQYTLVLLNGRRMATQDSSSAVDLNSIPLAAIERVEILTDGASALYGSDAIAGVINFILKKDINETNVTARYDRPQEQGGQSSNFSISTGFGDLNSDGYNFMLSLSHDKQAQLKSSDREFANTGINAFTHNNTDLVFLRTSTNAIPANAYLSFSDGSSRSFNPYAAEHGDCADKNVSEGTTCAYDFTETLEIFPESERNNIFAQGIVELSDSMEFFSTLSFSQYDMTSRIAPYPTGRFVLPIDSAIIQENVIPHLSQAEVDSLTTVKAAWRARPGGNRTDEIAVDTTHFVMGLRGDLEDISYDFAVTYATTDRNVTRMTGYPLEDEFMSLLKSGAVNIFDTWDNLSDEANQAVKSTMYSGLWTTQETSSLAFEGKASMPIFELPAGEVYLGTGFDYRASAYSRFNSDANNAEVILFEEATQEYDLSRETYGVFAETIIPVVDDLEVTAAIRYDSIGGVTDDLRTSDKKVNDSVNDTTYKVSLAYRPSDQFLIRASIGTGFKAPSMREIAEPISEVGVTGSSWACPFSASDPLAAACYSEPLQYKVFQQGYDKLKPETSEQKSVGFVYSPDNSFSLSIDWWQVNLENQVDRLTDEQIFTNPEKYRDLFLTVYDEGEQGDVLAINQAAVNVGQSHNEGIDWQIESSTELDFANYKMVLGGTYIIENETLRVGEDDIFDSSLGKYGTDDEVTFRNMVRLTNTLSHGDFSHSFNVNYKSGYLDKFWAAGSSRIRLADDISTRYAGGTQLNVPSYLTIDYVTKFHINDNLNVNFGINNLFDKAPPLTLRSAGSHQVGYDPRYVDVLGCTMYASASYTF; via the coding sequence ATGATAAAAAATAAACTTGCCAGTGCAGTTAAAATTGCAATAACCATTTCAACAGCATCAATGAGTTTCATATCGTTAAATGCATTCTCTGCTGAAAGTGAGTCAGTTGAACAAATTGAACGAATTGAAGTCACAGGTTCAAGTATAAAAAGAACAGACATTGAAGGTGCACTACCTATCACTAATATTTCTCGTTCTGATATTGAGAGCTCAGGGGTAACAAGTGTTCCCGATTTAATTGCTAAAATTCCATCAATGCAAGGTTTCACTACAGCTGGCGATTCTGTTGGCGGCGGCGGCGGCGGACATCAAACTGCCAATTTACGTGATATTGGTGATCAATATACTTTAGTTTTGTTAAACGGCCGTCGTATGGCAACCCAAGACTCAAGTAGTGCGGTAGATTTAAATTCAATTCCACTTGCGGCCATTGAGCGTGTTGAAATATTAACTGATGGCGCATCAGCCTTATATGGGTCAGATGCAATTGCTGGTGTTATTAATTTTATCCTTAAAAAAGATATTAACGAAACAAATGTAACAGCTAGATATGATAGACCACAAGAACAAGGTGGACAAAGTAGTAACTTTAGCATAAGTACCGGTTTCGGTGATTTAAACTCTGATGGTTATAACTTCATGCTGTCGTTAAGTCATGATAAACAAGCGCAGCTAAAATCTTCAGACAGAGAGTTTGCTAATACGGGTATTAATGCATTTACCCATAATAATACTGATCTTGTTTTCTTACGTACCTCAACAAATGCGATCCCTGCCAATGCTTATTTATCTTTCTCGGACGGTTCAAGTCGTAGCTTTAATCCTTATGCTGCTGAGCACGGTGATTGTGCTGATAAAAATGTGTCAGAAGGCACTACGTGTGCGTATGACTTTACTGAAACGCTTGAAATTTTCCCTGAATCAGAACGTAATAATATTTTCGCGCAAGGTATTGTTGAGCTATCCGATTCTATGGAGTTTTTCTCAACATTATCTTTTTCTCAGTATGATATGACATCAAGAATTGCACCTTATCCTACAGGTCGCTTTGTTTTACCTATTGATTCAGCCATTATTCAAGAAAATGTAATACCACATTTATCTCAAGCAGAAGTTGATAGCCTAACAACTGTTAAAGCAGCTTGGCGTGCTCGTCCGGGTGGTAACCGTACCGATGAAATTGCTGTAGATACCACACATTTTGTAATGGGGTTACGCGGTGATCTTGAAGATATATCTTATGATTTTGCAGTAACTTATGCCACAACTGATAGAAATGTTACCCGAATGACAGGCTATCCCCTTGAAGACGAGTTTATGTCACTGCTTAAATCAGGAGCGGTAAATATTTTTGATACTTGGGATAACTTAAGTGATGAAGCAAACCAAGCAGTTAAAAGTACTATGTATAGTGGCCTTTGGACTACTCAAGAAACTTCTAGCCTTGCATTTGAAGGTAAAGCATCAATGCCTATTTTTGAATTACCAGCTGGTGAAGTCTATTTAGGCACAGGTTTTGATTACAGAGCATCTGCATATAGCCGTTTTAACTCAGATGCTAATAATGCTGAAGTGATCCTTTTTGAAGAAGCAACACAAGAATATGATTTATCGCGAGAAACATATGGTGTATTTGCAGAAACAATTATTCCTGTAGTTGACGATCTTGAAGTAACAGCCGCTATTAGGTATGACAGTATCGGTGGTGTAACTGATGATTTGAGAACTTCAGATAAAAAAGTAAATGATTCAGTTAATGATACAACTTATAAAGTGAGCTTAGCATATAGGCCTAGTGATCAATTTTTAATTCGAGCATCAATAGGCACAGGATTTAAAGCGCCATCAATGAGAGAAATCGCTGAACCAATTTCAGAAGTAGGTGTAACTGGGTCTTCTTGGGCTTGTCCATTTTCAGCATCAGATCCACTTGCTGCGGCGTGTTATTCAGAGCCTCTTCAGTATAAAGTTTTTCAGCAAGGTTATGATAAGTTAAAACCTGAAACATCTGAGCAAAAGTCTGTTGGTTTTGTTTACTCACCAGATAATAGCTTTAGTCTGAGTATAGACTGGTGGCAAGTTAATCTTGAAAACCAAGTTGACCGTTTAACAGATGAGCAAATATTTACTAACCCTGAAAAATATAGAGATCTTTTCTTAACAGTTTACGACGAAGGTGAACAAGGCGATGTTTTAGCAATAAACCAAGCAGCTGTAAACGTGGGTCAATCCCATAATGAAGGTATAGATTGGCAAATTGAATCATCTACTGAACTTGATTTTGCAAATTACAAAATGGTATTAGGTGGAACTTATATCATTGAAAACGAAACATTGCGCGTTGGTGAAGATGATATTTTTGATTCTAGCTTAGGTAAATACGGTACTGATGATGAAGTAACTTTTAGAAATATGGTCCGTCTGACAAATACACTGAGTCATGGTGATTTTAGTCATAGCTTTAATGTAAATTACAAAAGTGGTTATCTAGATAAGTTTTGGGCAGCCGGTAGTTCTCGTATACGTTTAGCAGATGATATTTCTACTCGATACGCTGGTGGTACACAACTGAATGTGCCTTCATATCTAACAATAGATTACGTAACTAAGTTTCATATCAATGATAACTTAAATGTTAATTTTGGTATTAATAATCTTTTTGATAAAGCACCTCCTTTAACTTTACGCTCAGCGGGTAGCCACCAAGTTGGTTATGATCCGCGTTATGTAGACGTACTTGGCTGTACTATGTACGCATCAGCAAGTTATACCTTTTAA
- a CDS encoding alpha/beta fold hydrolase: MKTVVYLLPGTMCNELLWQDLKHLISEEITLKHIALPSAKTLDDITNALLNILPNNKVYLIGFSLGGYIASNFAANYPHRVQKLFIISNTACALNTNEINQRKELLASLKRFGYSGISRKRAMNLLDDDHKDERLINTIIEMDKQLGASVFLSQIEATTKRFDLSQKLINTKLSMTFYYSELDSFINTKWIAELSNNNEDLKMIVQSGKGHMLPLEQPVLLKSYIETWLQE, encoded by the coding sequence ATGAAAACTGTTGTTTATTTATTGCCTGGCACGATGTGCAATGAGCTACTTTGGCAAGATTTAAAGCACTTAATCAGTGAAGAAATAACCTTAAAGCATATTGCGCTGCCATCAGCAAAAACGCTAGATGATATTACTAATGCCTTGCTAAATATACTGCCTAACAATAAGGTATATTTGATCGGATTTTCACTAGGAGGATATATTGCCAGTAACTTTGCTGCTAATTATCCTCATAGAGTTCAGAAACTATTTATAATCTCAAATACAGCATGTGCCCTTAATACAAATGAAATCAATCAACGTAAAGAGTTACTAGCTAGCTTAAAACGGTTTGGCTACTCAGGCATAAGCCGTAAAAGAGCAATGAACTTGTTAGACGATGACCATAAAGATGAACGTTTAATAAATACAATTATAGAAATGGATAAACAATTAGGCGCAAGCGTTTTTTTATCTCAAATAGAGGCTACAACAAAACGTTTTGATTTATCTCAAAAACTCATTAACACGAAACTCAGTATGACGTTTTATTATAGTGAACTTGATAGCTTCATAAATACAAAATGGATAGCTGAACTTTCTAATAATAATGAAGATTTAAAAATGATAGTACAAAGCGGTAAAGGCCATATGTTACCTTTAGAACAGCCTGTATTATTAAAAAGCTATATAGAAACTTGGCTGCAGGAATAA